Proteins from one Longimicrobiaceae bacterium genomic window:
- a CDS encoding helix-turn-helix transcriptional regulator, which produces MAEQSWPEDALGSVLRELREQRGLTQIDLAARAKIHRNYVGQLERGEKSPTVHSLGRLLRALGVSWAEFGAALDAR; this is translated from the coding sequence GTGGCTGAGCAAAGCTGGCCGGAGGATGCGCTCGGTTCGGTGTTGCGGGAGCTGCGGGAGCAGAGGGGCCTGACCCAGATCGATCTCGCCGCGCGGGCCAAGATCCACCGGAACTACGTCGGGCAGCTGGAGCGTGGGGAGAAGAGCCCCACCGTTCACAGCCTGGGTCGACTCCTCCGGGCACTCGGCGTGTCCTGGGCGGAGTTCGGCGCGGCGCTCGACGCCAGGTAG